The genomic region TGCCGAAGACGACGATGAAGGCCAGCGATGCGAACTCCACGACGGCCTCGAGGCTGCCGAGGACGGCGAAGGCGGCCGTCAGGGCGCCGATGACGAGCACGGTTCGCTTCGGCGCGGCGTCGGCGTCCGGATCGCCCATCTCGTGGGGGAGGATGTCGTCGCCGATCAGGTTCTTGGCGAAGATGGCTTCGCTAAACAGCGTCGAGTTGATCGCACTGGCAGTCGAGATGAGGCCGGCGAGTCCGACCGCGAGCGCGAGCCATTTCGAAATGAGCAACGCCCCGTAGAGCAGCGCCGGTTCGGGCTGGGCGGCGACGACCTCTTCGGGCAGCAGCGTCGTGATCACGAATCCGACGAGGATGTAGATGGCGGCCGCGATCGGGATCGAGATGGACACCCCCTTCGCGAGGGTCTCGTCGGGATCGTCGAACTGCTCCTGATCGTAGAACAGCAGCTGCCAGCCCTCGAAGGAGACGAAGCCGACGGAGGCCGCGAGAATCGGGTTGAGTCCGAGTTGCGAGAAGCCGAACTGCAGTTGATAGTTCGCGGCTCCGTACCAGAGACCGATGAGGCCGAAGGCGGCGATGATCCCCGCCTGGACGAACACGAGATAGCGTTCGACCGCCGCCGACGAGCCCGCGCCGAGGAGATTCAAGCCGATGAAAATCGCGAGGACGCCGACCGAGAGGAACTGCCGGATCGGCAGCCCCCAGACGTACTCGACACCGATCAGCATCTGGCCGTACATGCCGAACGCGTAGGCGTACATCGCCATCGTCCCGATGTAGCCGACGACGAGCGTCCAGCCGACGATGCCGGCGACCGTCGATCTCCCCGTCAGTTCCTCGATATACGTGACCGAGCCGCCGTTGCTGTCGGTCGCGTCGTTGAGCTTGATGTACGAGTATGCACAGCAGCAGACGACGACGGTCGCGAGACTGTAGGCGAACCACGTCAGAATTCCGGCCGCGGCCACAACGATGCCGATCGCCGCGTAGATACCACCGCCGACGATCCCGCCGACGCCCAGCGCGACGGCCGTCCCGACGCCGAACCCGTCGTCTCCATTGTCTCCGTCGTCGCTCATGATCCCGTTCCCACCGTTACGACCTCGTCGTCCCACGCGAGTCGCGGATTGACCCGCGCGATCGGGTGGACGCGGAAATTCTCGACGCCCGCGTCCACGGCGAAGCTGTTCTCGAACGAGCAGATCGGGAGACAGACCCGATCCTCGAGCAACCGCGTGATCGCTTCCTCGTAGAGACGGCGTCGCTGCTCCCGATCGTCCGTCGTTCGCGCCGACGCGAGCCGTTCCATGACCGCGTCCTCGCGGTAGAACGTCCCGTTGGTCACGCCGGTCATGTTCTCGTGGAACGTCGGGTAGAGATGCGAGTCCGGATCGGGCGTGCCCGTGATCTCGCCGACGAACACCGAGTAGTCGCGCTCGGAGCCGGAGACGTACCGATCGAGGAATTTCGACTCGGGCTTCGAGATGACGAGCGCGCCGTGGCTGGCGTCCCGAAGACCGCCGGCGAGCGCCTCGCCGAACTCCTTGTGCTTCGGATCCATCGAGGTCAGGATGCGAAGCTGCCCGCTGGCCTCGCCGGCCTCGCGGAACAGTTGCCGGGCTCGTTCAGGGTTCTTCTCGTTCGCGAGCTCCGCCCACTCGTCGGTCGGCATACTCCACTCGTCGGCGACCTGCGGCGGCAGCGGACCGTACTGGCGCTGTCCCATCGGCTCGATGAACTCGGAAACGGCTTTCTCGAGGTCGAGACAGTAGCTGATCGCCTCCCGAACCCGCGGGTCGGTCGTGGGTCCTTCGTTGCAGTTGAAGCCGAAGTAAAACGACGTGTACCCCTGTTGGCGCTTCACTGACGCGTTCGCGACGTCGCTCACGTAGTCGACGATCAGCGGCGAGACGGGTTCGATCATGTCGTTGCGATTCGTCCGAAGGCTGGTCAGTTGGGTCACCGGGAACTCGACGTAGGCCATCGTAAGCCGAGTGATATCTGGCGTTGTCTCTCCCCAGTAGTCGTCCCAGCGACGGAGCGTGGCCTTCTTCTCCGCGCTAAACGAGGCGACTTCGAACGGGCCGGAACCGATCGGATCGGTGGCGAAGCTCTCCTTGTCGTCCTCGCGTTCCTGCCGGGGGACGATCGGGTGGGTGAGCGCGTGATCGAGCGCCGGGTACGGTTCCGCCAGCGTGAATCGGACGGTCCGCTCACCGTCGACCTCGATCGACTCGAACGGACTCACTCGCCACGCGGTCGGTGCGTCCTCCTCGAGGGGCGCGGTATAGGAGTAGACCACGTCCTCGGCGACCACCGCTCGGTCGTTCTGAAACCGAGCCCGGTCGTCGAGTTCGACGGTCACCTCTCGACCGCCGTTTCCGATCGTCGGGTCGCCGGCCGCGATCGCGGGCACAATGTCGGTTCCCTCGCCGTAGGCATAGAGCCCCTCGAATACCCGGTCAATCGCCTGTTCCGAGCCGATACTGTGGGCGGTGATCGGATCGAGTTCGATCGGCGGGCGGAGCGTTCCGACTCTGAGCGTCGATCCCGATCCCGTTCCGAGCGTCGTCGAGCAGCCCGCGAGCAACCCCGCGCTCGCACTGCCGAAACCGGCGAGCAGGGCTCGTCGCGTCGGGCCGGCCGAGCCGTCGTTCGAGTCGCGCTCCCCGTTCGACATCTCTCGAGGACCGGCTGCTGTGCCTGTGTAGTTGTGCCGTCGCATCGAGAACTGATTGTGACCTTCTCTCGGGGGAACAGTGGATGGCTGCCCTGCTCTTGACGGGTATCCCGCCATCGACCACGACCACTCCAGCAGCGTCTTCGACTGTTCGATGGTGCTGACGACCGCGGGCCAGTCGAACGGCTCCCCGGAGTCCGACGCGCTCTATTTCACTCATCCTGAGACCGCGCTAACGCGCTGGGCGGCGCGGTCGCTCGCCAACTGGGAGAACCTGCGCGACTACACTGACCGGGCCCACGACGAGTGGCGCTATCGGTGGGATCTCGAGTCAACGGAGCCGTTGAGCGGTTTCGGTACCGACGAGTTGCTCCACCGTCTCGAACTCGAGTTGGTCGTCAGAGTCCTTTCGAGTTCCGCGGGTGTGAGCACGTCCATGTGGTTTCAGATCCTGTGGCCGACGCTCGTTCAGTAGATCTCGTCGAGTCGCTTTCACTCGAATCACTCGCAGAAACTGTTGGCTGTGAGGATGACTCCATCGAGTCGGATGGAGCGATCACGGCGAAACCCACACCTTTACAACTAAACCTTCAGTACTTCAAACAAGGTTGTATGGTTTCCCCCAACGCTACCCGACCGACTGGCGACGGTCCCCTCTGTAGGTCGCCCCGAATCGTCTTCATGGGGCGGCTGACCGCGGCTTTGCGACCGCAACGTATTGCCCACTGTGTCGCTCGAGTGCGATGTCGACGCGGAGCCACCGGCCGCGACGACCGCTCGCGGGGACGCGTTCGAGCACGACCGCCTGTGTACGCCCACCACTGAGATGTTGCGTGCCCTCGCTGCCCGACTCGGATCGCTGTCGGCCGTGATGGTCGGCGTCTCGATGATCACGTACGGGTTCGTGTTTCTCACGCCGGGTGATCCGGCGTATACGATCCTCCGAGAGCAACGGCAGAGCCCCCCGTCGGCATCCGAGGTTGCGACCTTTCGGGCCGAACACGGATTGGACGACCCCTTCCTCGTCCAGTACATTTCGTGGCTCACCGACGCGATTCAGGGCGATCTCGGAACCTCGTACTACCACTCCGAGCCCGTCACCTCGCTGGTGCTCGCACAGTTGCCGAACACGCTCGAACTCGCGCTGGCAGCGACGGCCGTCTCGGTGGTCGTCGCCGTTCCGATGGGCGTGATAAGCGCCGTCCACCACGGCAGCTGGATCGATCGGACCAGCCAGATCGCCGCGTTGATCGGCGTCTCGATGCCGAACTTCTGGCTCGGCTACCTGCTGCTTCTCGTCTGTTCGCTGTGGCTCGGCCTGACGCCCGTCGGCGGCGCGGGGACTCTCAGTCACCTCGTGTTGCCCGCGATCACGCTCGGCACCGGGATGGCCGCGATCGTTACGCGGCTCGTCCGGACGTCGATGCTCGAGGTCCTCGACGCCGAGTACGTCGATACCGCGCGGTCGAAAGGCGTCCGCGAGCGACTCGTCGTGTACAAACATGCGCTCCGGAACGCCCTCGTCCCCGTCGTGACGATCGTCGGGCTCCAGTTCGGGACGGTGATCAACGGTGCGGTGATCGTCGAGGCCGTCTTCCAGCGCCCCGGGTTGGGAACGCTACTCGTCGATGCCGTCTTCGCCAGAGACTACCCGATCGTTCAGGGCGTCGTTCTGGTGACGGCGGCCGTGTTCGTCGTGACCAACCAACTCGTCGATATCGCGTACGTCGCGCTCGATCCCCGCATCGAACGCGGACGCGGGGGTGAGCGGCCGTGAGCGAACCGCACTCCGAACGCACCCCCGTGAAAACGCGTCTGGCTGGCCTCCTCGAGCGGGGTCGACGGCTCGTCCTGCGGACGAACACCGCAATCCGGCTGGGCGGCGGGATCGTCGGACTGCTCGCGGTCGTCGCCTTCGTCGGTCCGGCGGTATCGCCGTACGATCCGACGGCGCAGGTGCTCGAGACCCGGTTGCAGGGGCCATCACTCGCCCATCCGCTCGGGACCGACGCGCTCGGCCGCGACGTGGCCACCCGGCTCGTCTATGGGGCTCGCGTCTCGCTCGCGTTGGCGCTCGGGGCGACGGCCGTCCGTCTCGTGATCGGCACGGCGGTCGGACTGATCGCTGCGACGGGCGGCCGCGTCGTCGACGCCCTCCTGATGCGGTTCGTCGATATCCAACTCGCGTTTCCCGGACTCGTGCTCGCGCTCGTGATCGCCGGCGTTCTCGGTCCGAGCCTTCGAAACGTCGTCGTCGCCCTTTCGGTCGTCGGCTGGGCGTCGTACGCGCGGGTCGTTCGAGGGAGCGTCCTCTCGATCAGAGAGCGACCGTTCGTCCGGTCGGCGAAGCTCTACGGGACGCCGTGGCACCGGCTCGTCCGCCGGCACCTGTTACCCCACGTCGCGAGCCCGGTGGTGATCCTCGCGACGCTCAACCTCGGAACGGTCGTACTCGCGGCCGCCGGACTCTCCTATCTCGGACTCGGTGCCCAGCCCCCGACGGCCGAGTGGGGATCGATGATCGCCGACAGCCGGAGCTATCTGCGATCGGCACCGTGGCTCGTCACCGCACCCGGCGTCGCGATCATGCTGACCGTCATCGGCTTCAACCTCCTCGGCGACGGCCTGCGAGACGCATTGGATCCCGATCATCTCGACGACCACCAACGGAGACGAACGTAACTATGACCAACTCACTCCAGATCGAAGACCTCCACGTCCGGTTTCGTACCCGATCCAATACCGTCCACGCGGTCAACGGCGCGTCGTTCGAAATCAAACCCGGTGAGACCGTCGGTCTCGTCGGCGAAAGCGGCTGCGGGAAGTCGGTTACCGCGCGGTCTATCGTCCGCCTCGAGTCGCCCGGTGAGATCACTGACGGTAGCGTTCGCTACGGTGGCCACGAACTGACGACGGCCGACGACCGGACGCTCCGGCGGCTTCGGGGACGGGAACTCGCGATGGTGTTCCAGGACCCGTCGGCGACGCTGAATCCGGTGTATCCGATCGGCGAACAGATCGCCGAGGCACTGCGGATCCACCGCGAGCCGGATCGCCAGCCGCTCCTCAAAGAGTTAGCGCTCGGGGCGAGTTCCCGGCTCCGATCGACGGCACTCCGGTCGGACGTCCTCGAGCTCATGGAGACCGTCGGCATCCCCCGTCCCGACGAGCGGATCGACGCCTATCCCCACCAGTTCAGCGGCGGCATGCGTCAGCGGGCGATGCTCGCGATCGCGCTCGCCCGCCGGCCGTCCCTGTTGATCGCCGACGAGCCGACGACGGGTCTGGACGCGACGACACAGGCGGCCATTCTCGAGCGACTTGCCGAACTCAACGGCGAACGCGGAATGGGGATGCTGGTGATCAGCCACGACTTCGACGTCGTCTCGGCGCTGTGCGACCGGGTCGTCGTCATGTACGACGGCGTCATCGTCGAACGAGGGCCGACCGACGAGCTCCGATCGGATCCCGCCCACCCCTACACGAAAGCGCTGCTCGAGTGTCTGCCGAGCCGAGCCGAACCCGACTCGCAGCTTCCGACGGTCGAGGGCACGCCGCCGGACGGCACCGCTCCGTCGGCGGGGTGTGCGTTCGCCGATCGCTGCCCGTTCGCGACCGACGACTGTCGCGAGCGGGACCCGCCCGTCGTCTCGGCCGGTCCGGAGCGCACGGTTCGATGCGGCGTGTCCGCGGCGCGGGACGCATCGCTCG from Natrinema versiforme harbors:
- a CDS encoding APC family permease, which translates into the protein MSDDGDNGDDGFGVGTAVALGVGGIVGGGIYAAIGIVVAAAGILTWFAYSLATVVVCCCAYSYIKLNDATDSNGGSVTYIEELTGRSTVAGIVGWTLVVGYIGTMAMYAYAFGMYGQMLIGVEYVWGLPIRQFLSVGVLAIFIGLNLLGAGSSAAVERYLVFVQAGIIAAFGLIGLWYGAANYQLQFGFSQLGLNPILAASVGFVSFEGWQLLFYDQEQFDDPDETLAKGVSISIPIAAAIYILVGFVITTLLPEEVVAAQPEPALLYGALLISKWLALAVGLAGLISTASAINSTLFSEAIFAKNLIGDDILPHEMGDPDADAAPKRTVLVIGALTAAFAVLGSLEAVVEFASLAFIVVFGTMSALALTVRDSDEVDVNPIPPLLGVIGSAAFFVMLTWYLYSQLPAVFWLVVVIAAVVFAVEAVYFKRQTLSEGVNAVEKRI
- a CDS encoding ABC transporter substrate-binding protein — its product is MSNGERDSNDGSAGPTRRALLAGFGSASAGLLAGCSTTLGTGSGSTLRVGTLRPPIELDPITAHSIGSEQAIDRVFEGLYAYGEGTDIVPAIAAGDPTIGNGGREVTVELDDRARFQNDRAVVAEDVVYSYTAPLEEDAPTAWRVSPFESIEVDGERTVRFTLAEPYPALDHALTHPIVPRQEREDDKESFATDPIGSGPFEVASFSAEKKATLRRWDDYWGETTPDITRLTMAYVEFPVTQLTSLRTNRNDMIEPVSPLIVDYVSDVANASVKRQQGYTSFYFGFNCNEGPTTDPRVREAISYCLDLEKAVSEFIEPMGQRQYGPLPPQVADEWSMPTDEWAELANEKNPERARQLFREAGEASGQLRILTSMDPKHKEFGEALAGGLRDASHGALVISKPESKFLDRYVSGSERDYSVFVGEITGTPDPDSHLYPTFHENMTGVTNGTFYREDAVMERLASARTTDDREQRRRLYEEAITRLLEDRVCLPICSFENSFAVDAGVENFRVHPIARVNPRLAWDDEVVTVGTGS
- the nikB gene encoding nickel ABC transporter permease, with amino-acid sequence MLRALAARLGSLSAVMVGVSMITYGFVFLTPGDPAYTILREQRQSPPSASEVATFRAEHGLDDPFLVQYISWLTDAIQGDLGTSYYHSEPVTSLVLAQLPNTLELALAATAVSVVVAVPMGVISAVHHGSWIDRTSQIAALIGVSMPNFWLGYLLLLVCSLWLGLTPVGGAGTLSHLVLPAITLGTGMAAIVTRLVRTSMLEVLDAEYVDTARSKGVRERLVVYKHALRNALVPVVTIVGLQFGTVINGAVIVEAVFQRPGLGTLLVDAVFARDYPIVQGVVLVTAAVFVVTNQLVDIAYVALDPRIERGRGGERP
- the nikC gene encoding nickel transporter permease, with the protein product MRTNTAIRLGGGIVGLLAVVAFVGPAVSPYDPTAQVLETRLQGPSLAHPLGTDALGRDVATRLVYGARVSLALALGATAVRLVIGTAVGLIAATGGRVVDALLMRFVDIQLAFPGLVLALVIAGVLGPSLRNVVVALSVVGWASYARVVRGSVLSIRERPFVRSAKLYGTPWHRLVRRHLLPHVASPVVILATLNLGTVVLAAAGLSYLGLGAQPPTAEWGSMIADSRSYLRSAPWLVTAPGVAIMLTVIGFNLLGDGLRDALDPDHLDDHQRRRT